One Halanaerobium hydrogeniformans genomic window, TATTAATTTATCTCCACTGGAATTATCCAATCCAAATAAAATTAAAAATATTGATAGGGCTTTTGAGAAATATAAAATAAAACAGGAGCTAATAGAATTTGAAATAACAGAAAATGCTTTTTTAGATAATAAATATAATTTTCTAAAGATCTTAAAGCAATTAAAGGGACGAGGTTTTACTATAGCTTTAGATGATTTTGGAAGTGGTTATTCTTCTTTAAATTATCTTAGCTATTTACCTATTGATAAATTAAAAATTGATAAATTATTTGTAGATAATTTAGAAAAAGAGAAAAATCAGCTTTTAACTCAATCGATAATTAGTTTATCACATAATTTAGATTTAAGTGTTATTGCCGAAGGAGTAGAAACCAAAGAACAATTAGATCTGCTTGAAAAATTCAATTGTGACCAGGTTCAGGGTTATTATTTTTATAAAGCACTTAGTCCAAAAGAAATAGAAAAATTATTGCTAAATAACGACTGATTTTAATCTTTAATTTTTTTAAAAACTATGCTATAATATATATACCTTGTTGACCATAAGTCATATTACAGTGGAGGGAATAAAGATTGGCTAAAAAGACAAAAAAATCGCTTAAGAGGCGTAACACAATTTTAAGAGAAGCAGAAAAGCTATTTATTGAAGAAGGTTTTGAAAAAGCAACTGTTAAAGAAATTGCCGAAAGAGCAGGAGTTGCTAAAGGAACCTTTTATTATTATTTTGACACAAAAGAAGATATAATTAATGCTTTGTTAGGAAAAAGGTATAATCATACTGAAAAAAAAGCTCAACATATTTTAGAAAGTGATAAATACAGTCCACTTGAAAAATTAGAAAAAGTAATTTTAAGGCTTATTTTTACCAGACAGGGTAATTTTAAGGTTTATGAGTTTTTTAAGATAGATGAAAATGCAAAGTTTATGAAAAAAAGAAATAAAGAATTCTGGAATAAGTTTATTCCGGTTTTTACTGAAATAGTAAAAGAAGGTGTAGAAGCTGGAGTGTTTGAAACCGACTACCCGGAAGAATTAACAGAAATATTATTTATGGGTATTGATGGTTTTTTGCATCGGCATTATGCTAAATTTACTACCAAAGAAATGTACCAGGCAAAATTTTGTGCTGTAGAAGAATTATTAACCAAAGCACTTAATTTAAAAGGACAAAAAGTTGATCTATCATTGATGAAACCGGATAATTAAATTTAATCTAAAATTTATTAAGAAAATTAGGTCTTAAGTCTTGACATTTATAAAAAGCTATGCTAACATTATATGTGCTTTTTGTGAAAAGTAAAGTTAATTTTTACAATTAAAATAATTAATTTGAAATTATCTCAAAAGCTTGCGAAAGTGGCGGAATTGGCAGACGCGCTAGATTTAGGATCTAGTGGGTAATCCCCGTGTGGGTTCGAGTCCCACCTTTCGCACCATTTAATAATTCTGTCATTGACCCCCGATATTGGCCCGGTGCCAGATCGGGGATTATTAACATATAGAGCCTATAACAAAATAGTTTTTAAATATGAGTTAGGAGGAATATTGGTGGAAATAAATAAAGAGGTATTAGAAGGTAACAAGATTAAACTGGATATTGAAATAGAAAGTGAAAAGGTTGAAGAAGCTTTAGAAAAAGCATATCGTAAGGTTGTTAAAGATATGACCATTCCTGGTTTTAGAAAAGGGAAAGCTCCTCGAAAAATTGTAGAAAAAAGATATGGTGAAGAGGTGCTTCATAAAGATGCACTTGATATTTTAATTCCTCAGGGATATAGTCAAGCATTAGAAGAAACTGATATTGAACCAATAGATCAACCAGAAATTGCAGATTTTTATATTGCCAAAGGTGAGCCTGCTAAATTTACAGCAGTAGTTGAAGTTAAACCTGAAGTAGAACTTGGTGAATATAAAGATTTAGGTATAGAAAAAGAAGATGCTTCTGTAAAAGAAGAAGAAATAGATGCACGTCTTAAAAATATGCAAAATGAACACAGCCAGCTTGTAACTTCTGAAAGAAAAGAACTGCAGGAAGGTGATTTTGCAATAATAGATTTTACCGGTTATGTTGATGGAGAAGAATTCCCCGGTGGATCTGCTGAAGAATACAGTTTAGAGATTGGGTCAGGTAGCTTTATTCCTGGTTTTGAAGAACAGCTGATTGGACTTGAGGTTGGTGAAGAAAAAACTGTTGAAGTAACCTTCCCCGAAGAATATCAGGCAGATGACTTAGCCGGTCAGGATGCTTCATTTGATGTAAAGTTAAAAGAAATCAAGGTTAGAAAGTCTCCAGAGCTTGATGATGATTTTGCTGTTGAAGCCAGTGAATATGAAACTTTAGCTGAATTAAAAGAAAGTATTAAAGAAGAGCTTTCAGAACAAAAAGAAAAAAATGCTGAAAATAACTATAGAGAAGAATTAATTAAAAAAGTAAGTGAAAATGCTGAAGTTGAGATGACTGATACTTTAGTAGATGAACAGCTTGATCAAATGTTCCAGAGTCTTTCCCAATCAATTTCTCAGCAGGGTATGGAAGTTGAAGATTATCTAGGATATATGGGAATAGATGAGGAAGAATGGCGTGAACAGAATAGAGATTCTGCAGCTGAAAGAGCTAAAGAATTGCTTGTTTTAGATGCTATTGCAGAAGTTGAGGGAATTGAAATTAGTGATGAAGAATTAGATGAAGAAATAGAAAATATAGCTGAAATACATGACAGAGAAGCTGAACAAATTAAAGCTATCTTTCAGATGCAGGGACAGCTTGAAACTCTAAAAGATGATATTAAACGTCAAAAAACTATTGAGTTTTTAAAAGAAAATAACTAAATGTAATTATAGTATTTTGTAAATTATTAACTGTTTTTAAGTGATAATACTGTTATAATTTATTTAAATACTTTGATTTAAAAAATAAGGAGGTAAATTGTTATGAGCCTTATACCAATGGTAGTAGAACAAACAAATCGAGGAGAGAGATCATATGATATATACTCTCGTCTTTTAAAAGATAGAATCGTATTCTTAGGTTCTCCAGTATCAGATCAGGTCGCCAATACAGTAATTGCTCAATTGCTTTTTTTGGAAGCAGATAATCCAGATAAAGATATATATCTTTATATTAACAGCCCAGGAGGTTCTGTAACAGCTGCTCTGGCTATGTATGATACAATGCAATATATTAAACCTGATGTTGTTACAATCGGTATGGGACAGGCCGCAAGTGCGGGTGCACTTCTTTTAGCAGCTGGTGCTGAAGGTAAACGTTATGCTTTACCTTATGCGAGGGTTATGATCCATCAACCTGCTGGAGGAGCACAGGGAAAAGCTACTGAAGCGGAGATTCATATTAAAGAGCTGATGAGGATTAGAGAGCTCTTAAATCAAATATTAAGTGAGCATACTGGTCAGGATGTAGAAAAGATTGCTCAGGATGTAGAAAAAGATTATTTCATGACTGCAGAAGAAGCACTTGATTATGGTATCATTGATGAAGTAATCACACGTAACGAGTTAGAGGAAAAGTAATTTAGCCTAAGAGGTGATATAATGTTTAAATTTGGCGATCATGAAGAAGGAGAACTTAAATGTTCTTTTTGTGGAAAAAGCCAGGATCAAGTAAAAAAGCTAGTTGCTGGCCCAGGTGTATATATATGTGATGAATGTATAGAATTATGTAATGAAATTGTTGAAGAAGAAATTGATGAAGAAATTGATCTTAAGCTTAGTGAAATACCAAAACCAAAAGAAATAAAAGAAATCTTAGACCAATATGTAATTGGTCAAGAAAGAGCCAAAAAATCACTGTCTGTTGCTGTATATAACCATTATAAAAGGGTTAATACAAATATGGTAGTTGATGATGTTGAATTACAGAAAAGTAATATTATGATGGTTGGACCAACCGGATGTGGTAAAACATTAATGGCTCAGACTTTAGCAAGAATCTTAGATGTTCCTTTTGCTATTACAGATGCTACTTCTTTAACAGAGGCTGGTTATGTAGGAGAAGATGTAGAGAATATTCTCCTCAAATTAATTCAGGCTGCTGATTATGATGTAGAAAAAGCGGAAAAGGGAATTATTTATGTAGATGAAATTGATAAAATTGCCCGCAAATCAGAAAACACCTCTATAACTAGAGATGTGTCTGGAGAGGGAGTACAGCAGGCACTGCTCAAAATAATTGAAGGGACAGTTGCAAGCGTACCACCACAGGGAGGCAGAAAACATCCCCACCAGGAATTCATTCAGATAGATACAACAGATATTTTATTTATTGCCGGTGGAGCTTTTGATGGTCTGGAAAAATTAATTGATTCTAGAATTAGTGAAAAAGTGATGGGTTTTGGTGCTGATATTAAAACCAAGAATGAAAGTAAAAATATAGGAGAAATTTTAAAGCATATTCAACCACAGGATCTTCTTCATTATGGTTTGATTCCTGAATTTATCGGTAGAATGCCTGTTCAGGTGACTTTAGACGAACTTGAAGTTGAAGATATGGTGAGAATAATGCAGGAGCCTCGTAATGCACTTGTAAAACAATATCAGAAGTTTTTCTTGATGGATGATATAGAGTTAGAATTTACAGATGATGCTTTAGAAGCTATTGCCAATCAGGCACTTTCTAGAAATACAGGTGCCCGTGGTTTAAGATCTGTAGTAGAAAATACTGTACTTGATATTATGTATGACTTACCATCAAGACCAGAAATCAAAAAATGCATTATAACTAAAGAGGTTATAGAAAATAATGCAGATCCAATTTTAGAAATAGAAGATGAAATGACAGAAAAAGAAGAAAGTGCTTAAAAACTTAGTTCAGACTAAAATCATTTAGTTCTCTGCTAAGGATTGCTTTACTAAGAATTAGAGATAATATTACTCTTTAAGAGTGGTATTGTCTCTTTCGTTTTTAAAGATTTATAAAGGTAAAATATTAATTATATCGAATTATAATAGGTGAGAGGTGAGATAAATGTCTGAAGCAATTAAAAGTAAAAAAACTATGGAACTGCCTTTGCTGGCTTCAAGAGGAGTAATTGTTTTTCCCCATATGGTTATACCTCTTTTAGTGGGTAGAGATAAGTCGATTGAAGCACTTGAAGAAGCAATGATGGAAGAGAAGAAAATTATTATTGTGGCCCAAAAGGATGAAAAAATCGAGGACCCAGAAATAGATGATATTTATTCATTTGGTACTATTGCTGAGGTTAAGCAATTTGTTAAATTACCAAATGATATGATGAAAGTAGTTGTAGAAGGTTTAGAAAGAG contains:
- a CDS encoding TetR/AcrR family transcriptional regulator, which codes for MAKKTKKSLKRRNTILREAEKLFIEEGFEKATVKEIAERAGVAKGTFYYYFDTKEDIINALLGKRYNHTEKKAQHILESDKYSPLEKLEKVILRLIFTRQGNFKVYEFFKIDENAKFMKKRNKEFWNKFIPVFTEIVKEGVEAGVFETDYPEELTEILFMGIDGFLHRHYAKFTTKEMYQAKFCAVEELLTKALNLKGQKVDLSLMKPDN
- the tig gene encoding trigger factor; this translates as MEINKEVLEGNKIKLDIEIESEKVEEALEKAYRKVVKDMTIPGFRKGKAPRKIVEKRYGEEVLHKDALDILIPQGYSQALEETDIEPIDQPEIADFYIAKGEPAKFTAVVEVKPEVELGEYKDLGIEKEDASVKEEEIDARLKNMQNEHSQLVTSERKELQEGDFAIIDFTGYVDGEEFPGGSAEEYSLEIGSGSFIPGFEEQLIGLEVGEEKTVEVTFPEEYQADDLAGQDASFDVKLKEIKVRKSPELDDDFAVEASEYETLAELKESIKEELSEQKEKNAENNYREELIKKVSENAEVEMTDTLVDEQLDQMFQSLSQSISQQGMEVEDYLGYMGIDEEEWREQNRDSAAERAKELLVLDAIAEVEGIEISDEELDEEIENIAEIHDREAEQIKAIFQMQGQLETLKDDIKRQKTIEFLKENN
- the clpP gene encoding ATP-dependent Clp endopeptidase proteolytic subunit ClpP; this translates as MSLIPMVVEQTNRGERSYDIYSRLLKDRIVFLGSPVSDQVANTVIAQLLFLEADNPDKDIYLYINSPGGSVTAALAMYDTMQYIKPDVVTIGMGQAASAGALLLAAGAEGKRYALPYARVMIHQPAGGAQGKATEAEIHIKELMRIRELLNQILSEHTGQDVEKIAQDVEKDYFMTAEEALDYGIIDEVITRNELEEK
- the clpX gene encoding ATP-dependent Clp protease ATP-binding subunit ClpX yields the protein MFKFGDHEEGELKCSFCGKSQDQVKKLVAGPGVYICDECIELCNEIVEEEIDEEIDLKLSEIPKPKEIKEILDQYVIGQERAKKSLSVAVYNHYKRVNTNMVVDDVELQKSNIMMVGPTGCGKTLMAQTLARILDVPFAITDATSLTEAGYVGEDVENILLKLIQAADYDVEKAEKGIIYVDEIDKIARKSENTSITRDVSGEGVQQALLKIIEGTVASVPPQGGRKHPHQEFIQIDTTDILFIAGGAFDGLEKLIDSRISEKVMGFGADIKTKNESKNIGEILKHIQPQDLLHYGLIPEFIGRMPVQVTLDELEVEDMVRIMQEPRNALVKQYQKFFLMDDIELEFTDDALEAIANQALSRNTGARGLRSVVENTVLDIMYDLPSRPEIKKCIITKEVIENNADPILEIEDEMTEKEESA